In one window of Streptomyces sp. FXJ1.172 DNA:
- a CDS encoding M50 family metallopeptidase: MTTLMFILGIVVFAVGLLVSIAWHELGHLSTAKLFGIRVPQYMVGFGPTVWSRRKGDTEYGVKAIPLGGYIRMIGMFPPDEEGRVSARSTSPWRGMIEDARSAAFEELQPGDETRMFYTRKPWKRVIVMFAGPFMNLVLAVALFFTVLMGFGIQQQTTTVASVSPCVIAQSENRDTCKKSDPASPAQAAGIQKRDKIVSFDGKRTKDWNTLSDLIRDSAGKTVPIVVQRDGRQVTLHATIATNLVAKKDSSGQYVQGKYVKAGFLGFSSATGVVQLGFGDSVTWMTDRVGDAVDSLAALPGKIPALWNAAFGNGPRQPDSPVGIVGAARITGDIATLNIPASQQVAMFVMLLAGFNLSLFLFNMLPLLPLDGGHIAGAMWESLRRNLARVLRRPDPGPFDVAKLMPVAYVVAGIFVCFTILVLVADVVNPVKIS, from the coding sequence ATGACGACCTTGATGTTCATCCTCGGCATAGTGGTCTTCGCGGTGGGCCTGCTCGTCTCGATCGCGTGGCACGAGCTGGGGCACCTGTCCACGGCCAAGCTCTTCGGCATCCGTGTGCCGCAGTACATGGTCGGCTTCGGCCCGACCGTCTGGTCGCGGAGGAAGGGCGACACGGAGTACGGCGTCAAGGCGATCCCGCTCGGCGGCTACATCCGCATGATCGGCATGTTCCCGCCCGACGAGGAGGGCCGGGTCTCCGCCCGCTCCACCTCGCCCTGGCGCGGCATGATCGAGGACGCCCGCTCGGCCGCCTTCGAGGAACTGCAGCCGGGCGACGAGACGCGCATGTTCTACACACGCAAGCCGTGGAAGCGCGTCATCGTCATGTTCGCGGGCCCCTTCATGAACCTGGTGCTGGCGGTCGCCCTGTTCTTCACCGTGCTCATGGGCTTCGGCATCCAGCAGCAGACCACCACCGTCGCCTCCGTCTCGCCCTGCGTCATCGCCCAGAGCGAGAACCGCGACACCTGTAAGAAGTCCGACCCCGCGTCCCCGGCCCAGGCCGCCGGCATCCAGAAGCGCGACAAGATCGTCTCCTTCGACGGCAAGCGGACGAAGGACTGGAACACCCTCTCGGACCTGATCCGCGACAGCGCGGGCAAGACGGTCCCGATCGTGGTCCAGCGCGACGGCCGGCAGGTCACCCTGCACGCCACGATCGCGACGAACCTGGTCGCCAAGAAGGACTCCAGCGGCCAGTACGTCCAGGGCAAGTACGTCAAGGCCGGCTTCCTCGGCTTCAGCTCCGCCACCGGGGTCGTGCAGCTGGGCTTCGGCGACTCCGTGACCTGGATGACCGACCGGGTCGGCGACGCCGTCGACTCCCTCGCCGCGCTGCCCGGCAAGATCCCGGCACTGTGGAACGCCGCCTTCGGCAACGGCCCTCGCCAGCCGGACTCCCCGGTCGGCATCGTCGGCGCGGCCCGCATCACCGGCGACATCGCCACCCTGAACATCCCCGCCTCCCAGCAGGTGGCGATGTTCGTGATGCTGCTCGCCGGCTTCAACCTCTCGCTGTTCCTGTTCAACATGCTCCCGCTGCTCCCGCTCGACGGCGGGCACATCGCGGGCGCGATGTGGGAGTCGCTGCGGCGGAACCTGGCCCGAGTCCTGCGCCGCCCGGACCCGGGCCCGTTCGACGTGGCGAAGCTGATGCCGGTGGCGTACGTGGTGGCCGGCATCTTCGTCTGCTTCACGATCTTGGTCCTGGTGGCGGACGTGGTTAACCCGGTCAAAATCTCTTAG
- the dxr gene encoding 1-deoxy-D-xylulose-5-phosphate reductoisomerase produces the protein MTDSPAPPAPLADPHLVHDPLRGDGPKDVVILGSTGSVGTQAIDLVLRNLDRFKVTALSANGGRVALLAEQAHRLRVRTVAVAREDAVPALREALAAEYGAGEPLPEILAGPDAASQVAASDCHTVLNGITGSIGLAPTLAALKAGRTLALANKESLIVGGPLVTALAKPGQIIPVDSEHAALFQALASGTRADVRKLVVTASGGPFRGRTKADLAQVTVEDALAHPTWAMGPVITINSATLVNKGLEVIEAHLLYDIPFDRIEVVVHPQSYVHSMVEFTDGSTIAQATPPDMGGPIAIGLGWPERVPDAAPAFDWSKASTWEFFPLDNEAFPSVNLARHVGQLAGTAPAVFNAANEECVEAFLNGALPFNGIMETVTRVVEEHGTPAAGTSLTVSDVLEAETWARARARELTATTASAEARA, from the coding sequence ATGACCGACAGTCCCGCCCCGCCGGCCCCCCTGGCAGATCCGCACCTCGTCCACGACCCCCTCAGGGGCGACGGCCCCAAGGACGTGGTGATCCTCGGCTCCACCGGATCCGTCGGCACCCAGGCCATCGACCTCGTGCTGCGCAACCTCGACCGCTTCAAGGTCACCGCGCTGTCCGCGAACGGCGGCCGTGTGGCCCTCCTCGCCGAGCAGGCTCACCGGCTGCGGGTACGGACCGTGGCAGTCGCCCGCGAGGACGCCGTACCCGCCCTGCGCGAGGCGCTCGCCGCCGAGTACGGCGCCGGGGAGCCGCTGCCCGAGATCCTCGCCGGACCGGACGCGGCCAGCCAGGTCGCCGCCTCCGACTGCCACACGGTGCTGAACGGCATCACCGGCTCCATCGGCCTCGCCCCCACCCTCGCTGCCCTGAAGGCCGGCCGCACCCTCGCCCTCGCCAACAAGGAGTCGCTGATCGTCGGCGGCCCGCTGGTCACGGCGCTCGCCAAGCCCGGCCAGATCATCCCGGTCGACTCCGAGCACGCGGCGCTCTTCCAGGCGCTGGCGTCGGGGACCAGGGCCGACGTCCGCAAACTCGTCGTCACGGCGTCCGGGGGGCCCTTCCGGGGCCGCACGAAGGCCGACCTGGCCCAGGTGACCGTCGAGGACGCCCTCGCCCACCCCACCTGGGCGATGGGCCCGGTGATCACGATCAACTCCGCGACCCTCGTCAACAAGGGCCTGGAAGTCATCGAGGCACACCTCCTCTACGACATTCCCTTCGACCGGATTGAGGTGGTCGTGCATCCCCAGTCGTATGTCCACTCGATGGTCGAGTTCACCGACGGATCCACGATCGCCCAGGCGACGCCCCCCGACATGGGCGGGCCCATCGCCATCGGTCTGGGCTGGCCCGAACGCGTCCCGGACGCGGCGCCCGCCTTCGACTGGAGCAAGGCCTCCACCTGGGAGTTCTTCCCGCTGGACAACGAGGCCTTCCCCTCGGTGAACCTCGCCCGGCATGTGGGGCAGCTCGCGGGCACGGCCCCGGCGGTGTTCAATGCGGCCAACGAGGAGTGCGTCGAGGCCTTCCTGAACGGCGCGCTGCCCTTCAACGGGATCATGGAGACCGTCACCCGGGTGGTCGAGGAGCACGGCACCCCGGCCGCGGGAACTTCACTCACCGTGTCGGACGTCCTCGAAGCGGAGACCTGGGCCCGCGCCCGGGCCCGTGAACTCACAGCCACGACGGCGAGCGCGGAGGCGCGTGCATGA
- a CDS encoding acyl-CoA dehydrogenase family protein has protein sequence MSAPTTPRTTVTEREARQVAEAAREQDWRKPSFAKELFLGRFRLDLIHPHPLPDDESVRRGEEFLAELRAFCESTIDSARIEREARIPDEVVAGLKELGALGMKIDPKYGGLGLTQLYYNKALALVGSASPAVGALLSAHQSIGVPQPLKMFGTQEQKDAFLPRCARTDISAFLLTEPDVGSDPARLATTAVPDGDTYVLDGVKLWTTNGVVADLLVVMARVPKSDGHKGGITAFVVEAASEGITVENRNAFMGLRGIENGVTRFHQVRVPAANRIGPEGAGLKIALTTLNTGRLSLPAMCAGSGKWCLKIAREWSAEREQWGKPVALHEAVGAKISFIAATTFALEAVLDLSSQMADEDRNDIRIEAALAKLYGSEMAWKMADELVQIRGGRGYETAESLKARGERGVPAEQILRDLRINRIFEGSTEIMHLLIAREAVDAHLSVAGDLIDPDKSLSDKAKAGASAGVFYAKWLPKLVAGPGQLPTSYGGFKHGVDLSGHLRYVERTARKLARSTFYAMSRWQGRMETKQGFLGRIVDIGAELFAMSAACVRAELLRARGEHGREAYQLADAFCRQARIRVEELFDRLWTNTDDLDRKVVKAVLAGSYTWLEEGVVDPSGDGPWIADATPGPSARDSARRPFGD, from the coding sequence ATGTCCGCCCCCACCACCCCCCGTACCACCGTCACCGAACGCGAGGCGCGTCAGGTGGCGGAGGCCGCCCGGGAACAGGACTGGCGCAAGCCCAGCTTCGCCAAGGAACTGTTCCTCGGGCGCTTCCGGCTCGACCTCATCCATCCCCACCCGCTCCCGGACGACGAGTCGGTCCGGCGCGGCGAGGAGTTCCTCGCCGAGCTGCGCGCCTTCTGCGAGTCCACGATCGACTCCGCCCGCATCGAGCGCGAGGCCCGCATCCCCGACGAGGTCGTCGCGGGCCTGAAGGAACTCGGCGCCCTCGGCATGAAGATCGACCCCAAGTACGGCGGTCTCGGCCTCACCCAGCTCTACTACAACAAGGCCCTCGCCCTGGTCGGCTCCGCGAGCCCCGCCGTCGGCGCGCTGCTCTCCGCCCACCAGTCCATCGGCGTACCGCAGCCGCTGAAGATGTTCGGCACCCAGGAGCAGAAGGACGCCTTCCTGCCCCGCTGCGCCCGCACCGACATCTCCGCCTTCCTGCTCACCGAGCCGGACGTCGGCTCCGACCCGGCCCGCCTCGCCACCACGGCCGTACCCGACGGGGACACCTATGTACTCGACGGGGTGAAACTGTGGACCACCAACGGGGTGGTCGCCGATCTGCTCGTCGTCATGGCCCGGGTGCCCAAGTCGGACGGGCACAAGGGCGGCATCACCGCGTTCGTGGTCGAGGCGGCCTCGGAGGGCATCACCGTCGAGAACCGCAACGCCTTCATGGGCCTGCGCGGCATCGAGAACGGCGTCACCCGTTTCCACCAGGTCCGGGTGCCCGCCGCCAACCGCATCGGCCCCGAGGGCGCGGGCCTCAAGATCGCGCTCACCACCCTCAACACCGGCCGGCTGTCGCTGCCCGCCATGTGCGCGGGCTCCGGCAAGTGGTGCCTGAAGATCGCCCGTGAATGGTCGGCGGAGCGCGAGCAGTGGGGCAAGCCGGTCGCGCTGCACGAGGCGGTGGGCGCGAAGATCTCCTTCATCGCGGCCACGACCTTCGCCCTCGAAGCCGTACTCGACCTCTCCTCCCAGATGGCCGACGAGGACCGCAACGACATCCGCATCGAGGCCGCCCTCGCCAAGCTCTACGGCTCCGAGATGGCCTGGAAGATGGCCGACGAACTCGTCCAGATCCGCGGCGGCCGCGGCTACGAGACGGCCGAGTCCCTCAAGGCGCGCGGCGAACGCGGGGTCCCGGCCGAGCAGATCCTGCGCGACCTGCGCATCAACCGCATCTTCGAGGGCTCGACGGAGATCATGCACCTGCTGATCGCCCGCGAGGCCGTCGACGCCCACCTCTCGGTCGCCGGTGACCTCATCGACCCCGACAAGTCCCTGTCCGACAAGGCGAAGGCGGGCGCGAGCGCGGGCGTCTTCTACGCCAAGTGGCTGCCCAAGCTCGTCGCCGGACCCGGCCAACTGCCCACCTCGTACGGCGGGTTCAAACACGGAGTCGACCTGTCCGGGCACCTGCGCTACGTCGAACGCACCGCCCGCAAACTGGCCCGCTCCACCTTCTACGCCATGTCCCGCTGGCAGGGCCGGATGGAGACCAAGCAGGGCTTCCTCGGGCGGATCGTGGACATCGGCGCCGAACTGTTCGCGATGAGCGCGGCCTGCGTACGGGCCGAACTGCTGCGCGCCCGGGGCGAACACGGCCGCGAGGCCTACCAGCTCGCCGACGCCTTCTGCCGCCAGGCCCGCATCCGCGTCGAGGAACTCTTCGACCGGCTGTGGACCAACACCGACGACCTCGACCGCAAGGTGGTCAAGGCCGTCCTCGCAGGGTCCTACACCTGGCTGGAGGAAGGCGTCGTCGACCCGTCCGGGGACGGCCCGTGGATCGCCGACGCGACCCCCGGACCGTCCGCACGGGACAGCGCACGCCGCCCCTTCGGCGACTGA
- a CDS encoding GH12 family glycosyl hydrolase domain-containing protein has protein sequence MRVGLTLASAEVGCPGAVEALRHLFLCDVLCDVLHDPGDDPGGTPPATLSPGGGHCGAVHEQSLGRTPDATPQTAPAEEGEDAGGRLGPNPGTKIAGVSLDGTMWDVYQGDIGWQVYSFVRRANTTGATRNLDDFTQALVRRRLLSNDKYVSGIESGTEVFHGTGGLGTKSYSVDIG, from the coding sequence GTGAGGGTGGGATTGACACTAGCTTCAGCCGAGGTGGGGTGTCCAGGGGCTGTCGAAGCGCTTCGACACCTTTTTCTGTGCGACGTCCTGTGCGATGTTCTGCACGACCCGGGGGACGACCCCGGCGGGACCCCTCCGGCAACCCTTTCACCGGGCGGCGGCCACTGCGGTGCGGTACACGAACAGTCCCTTGGAAGGACCCCCGATGCAACACCGCAGACCGCGCCTGCCGAAGAAGGCGAAGACGCTGGTGGCCGGCTCGGCCCGAACCCCGGCACCAAGATCGCCGGCGTCAGCCTCGACGGCACCATGTGGGACGTCTACCAGGGCGACATCGGCTGGCAGGTGTACTCCTTCGTCCGCCGCGCCAACACCACCGGTGCGACCCGGAACCTGGACGACTTCACCCAGGCACTCGTCCGGCGCAGGCTGCTGAGCAACGACAAGTACGTCTCCGGCATCGAGTCCGGCACCGAGGTCTTCCACGGCACCGGCGGCCTCGGCACCAAGTCCTACTCCGTCGACATCGGCTGA
- a CDS encoding LacI family DNA-binding transcriptional regulator, which produces MVTLAEVAQHAGVSASTVSYVLSGKRSISATTRQRVEQSIRELGYHPNAGARALASNRSNIIALMIPLRTDMYVPVMMEIAIAVATTARTHGYDVLLLTGEEGPDAVRRVTGSGLADAMILMDVELEDERLPLLRHTDQPSVLIGLPADTGGLTCVDLDWSATGALCVGHLADLGHRDLAVIGEAPAVYERHTGFAERTLDGLRSRARERGVRVLHRPCEGGYDAMALTLARVLDERPGTTGFVVQNESAVEPLLALLRQQGRAVPEDVSVVAICPDQVAVQASVRLTSAAIPAQEMGRRAVEHLVAKLDGRGGDEVVLLAPELTVRASSGPAPAAS; this is translated from the coding sequence ATGGTCACCCTCGCCGAGGTCGCCCAGCACGCCGGAGTGTCGGCGAGCACGGTGAGCTATGTCCTCAGCGGCAAGCGGTCCATCTCCGCGACCACCCGGCAGCGGGTCGAGCAGAGCATCCGGGAACTGGGCTACCACCCGAACGCCGGCGCCCGGGCCCTGGCGAGCAACAGGTCGAACATCATCGCGCTGATGATCCCGCTGCGCACCGACATGTACGTACCGGTGATGATGGAGATCGCCATAGCGGTGGCCACCACGGCCCGTACGCACGGCTACGACGTCCTCCTGCTCACCGGCGAGGAGGGGCCGGACGCGGTGCGCCGGGTCACCGGCAGCGGTCTGGCCGACGCGATGATCCTGATGGACGTCGAGCTGGAGGACGAGCGGCTGCCGCTGCTGCGGCACACGGACCAGCCCTCGGTCCTGATCGGGCTGCCCGCCGACACCGGCGGTCTGACCTGTGTGGACCTGGACTGGAGTGCGACCGGGGCGCTGTGCGTGGGGCATCTGGCGGACCTCGGTCACCGTGACCTCGCTGTCATCGGCGAGGCTCCGGCCGTCTACGAGCGGCACACCGGCTTCGCCGAACGCACCCTCGACGGGCTGCGCTCGCGGGCCCGCGAGCGGGGCGTACGGGTGCTGCACCGGCCGTGCGAGGGCGGGTACGACGCGATGGCGCTCACCCTGGCGCGGGTCCTCGACGAGCGCCCGGGGACCACCGGGTTCGTGGTGCAGAACGAGTCGGCGGTGGAGCCGCTGCTCGCGCTGCTGCGCCAGCAGGGCCGGGCGGTGCCCGAGGACGTGTCGGTGGTCGCGATCTGCCCGGACCAGGTCGCCGTGCAGGCCTCGGTGCGGCTGACCTCGGCCGCCATCCCGGCGCAGGAGATGGGCCGGCGCGCCGTGGAGCACCTGGTGGCCAAGCTGGACGGGCGCGGCGGCGACGAGGTCGTGCTGCTCGCGCCCGAGCTGACCGTACGGGCGAGTTCGGGACCGGCGCCGGCCGCGTCCTGA
- a CDS encoding glycoside hydrolase family 31 protein, which produces MNQPAGIQPALEQPKVSLAQSSPTVGRLREREGALEWSGRQETVRIEPWGADAVRVRARLGGPVLEGLPGALPAERPAADATVTVGEGTGRVTVGALTVEVSAEGMLRFVRTADGTELLAEERAHFWWPGPRLYTAVGNGSHRLEQRFAAYEGERLYGLGQHQHGRLDQKGLVLDLVQRNAEVSIPVLVSSRGYTLLWNNPAIGRVELAGNGTRWVADSARQIDYWITAGTPTDGQRNYSAVTGRSPMLPQWAAGFWQCKLRYRTQDELLEVAREYRRRGLPISAIVCDFFHWTHLGEWRFDPKEWPDPAAMVRELEELGIKLVVSVWPSVSPLSENHRLMEQRGYFVGTQYGPMAHADWPDKEVASPVQVAFYDATNPEARDFVWSRIRDNYLTPYGITAFWLDACEPELKPGFAENLRYWAGPGLEVGNLYPRENARTFHEGLLAAGEREVISLNRSAWAGSQRHGAALWSGDIGTDFATLRRQIAAGLNTALSGIPWWNTDIGGFHGGDPDDPAYREVMVRWFQFGALSPLMRLHGFRDPGLPLGPEMTGGPNEVWSYGEEAGAVLERYLRLRERLRPYILEVMREAHEEGLPVMRPLFLEFPDDQAAWSVDDAYLFGRDLLVAPVLTAGATARTAYLPAGARWTDAWTGETYEGGTAVTVDAPLERIPLFLRDGAELPIVE; this is translated from the coding sequence GTGAATCAGCCCGCCGGTATTCAGCCTGCCCTCGAGCAGCCCAAGGTCAGTCTCGCCCAGTCCTCCCCCACTGTCGGCCGGCTGCGCGAGCGGGAGGGGGCGCTGGAGTGGAGCGGCCGTCAGGAGACGGTGCGGATCGAGCCGTGGGGCGCGGACGCGGTCCGGGTGCGGGCCCGGCTCGGCGGCCCGGTGCTCGAGGGGCTGCCGGGCGCGTTGCCGGCCGAGCGGCCGGCGGCCGACGCGACGGTCACCGTCGGTGAGGGGACGGGGCGGGTGACGGTCGGCGCGCTGACCGTCGAGGTGAGCGCCGAGGGCATGCTGCGCTTCGTGCGCACCGCCGACGGTACGGAGCTGCTCGCCGAGGAGCGGGCCCACTTCTGGTGGCCGGGCCCGCGCCTGTACACGGCGGTCGGCAACGGCTCTCACCGCCTGGAGCAGCGCTTCGCCGCCTACGAGGGCGAGCGGCTGTACGGCCTCGGCCAGCACCAGCACGGGCGGCTGGACCAGAAGGGCCTGGTGCTGGACCTGGTGCAGCGCAACGCCGAGGTGAGCATTCCGGTCCTGGTGTCCAGCCGCGGCTACACCCTGCTGTGGAACAACCCGGCGATCGGCCGGGTGGAGCTGGCGGGCAACGGCACGCGCTGGGTCGCGGACTCGGCCCGGCAGATCGACTACTGGATCACGGCGGGCACCCCGACCGACGGCCAGCGCAACTACAGCGCGGTGACCGGGCGTTCGCCGATGCTCCCGCAGTGGGCGGCCGGCTTCTGGCAGTGCAAGCTGCGCTACCGCACCCAGGACGAACTCCTCGAGGTGGCCCGGGAGTACAGGCGCCGGGGTCTGCCGATCTCGGCGATCGTCTGCGACTTCTTCCACTGGACGCACCTGGGCGAGTGGAGGTTCGACCCGAAGGAGTGGCCGGACCCGGCGGCGATGGTCCGAGAGCTGGAGGAGCTGGGCATCAAACTGGTCGTCTCCGTGTGGCCGTCGGTGTCCCCGCTGTCGGAGAACCACCGGCTCATGGAGCAGCGCGGCTACTTCGTCGGCACGCAGTACGGCCCTATGGCGCACGCCGACTGGCCGGACAAGGAGGTCGCCTCCCCCGTCCAGGTGGCGTTCTACGACGCCACGAACCCCGAGGCCCGGGACTTCGTGTGGTCGAGGATCCGGGACAACTACCTCACCCCGTACGGCATCACGGCCTTCTGGCTGGACGCGTGCGAGCCCGAGCTGAAGCCCGGCTTCGCCGAGAACCTGCGCTACTGGGCGGGCCCCGGCCTGGAGGTCGGCAACCTGTATCCGCGCGAGAACGCCCGCACCTTCCACGAGGGGCTGCTGGCGGCCGGGGAGCGGGAGGTGATCTCGCTCAACCGGTCGGCGTGGGCGGGCAGTCAGCGCCACGGCGCGGCCCTGTGGTCCGGTGACATCGGCACCGATTTCGCGACCCTGCGCCGCCAGATCGCGGCCGGCCTGAACACCGCGCTGTCCGGGATCCCGTGGTGGAACACCGACATCGGCGGCTTCCACGGCGGCGACCCGGACGATCCGGCGTACCGGGAGGTGATGGTCCGCTGGTTCCAGTTCGGTGCGCTGTCCCCGCTGATGCGGCTGCACGGCTTCCGCGATCCGGGCCTGCCGCTGGGCCCGGAGATGACGGGCGGCCCGAACGAGGTGTGGTCGTACGGCGAGGAGGCCGGCGCGGTCCTGGAGCGGTATCTGCGGCTGCGCGAGCGGCTGCGGCCGTACATCCTCGAGGTGATGCGCGAGGCGCACGAGGAGGGGCTGCCGGTGATGCGCCCGCTGTTCCTGGAGTTCCCGGACGACCAGGCCGCCTGGTCGGTGGACGATGCCTATCTCTTCGGCCGGGACCTGCTGGTCGCCCCGGTGCTGACCGCGGGCGCCACGGCGCGCACCGCGTATCTGCCGGCGGGGGCGCGCTGGACGGACGCCTGGACGGGCGAGACGTACGAGGGCGGTACGGCGGTGACGGTGGACGCCCCGCTGGAGCGCATCCCGCTGTTCCTGCGGGACGGGGCGGAGCTGCCGATCGTGGAGTGA
- a CDS encoding glycoside hydrolase family 12 protein yields the protein MATRTLSRVATALIPPALALGATVALASAPASAAVWSSCDQWGSTTLNGYTLYNDIWGSGAGTQCIWANSGTNWGVWANHPNTGGIKSYPNADKVINKSVSSLASLTSSYNVTVPSSGAYETAYDIWDTNHKYEIMLWVNKTGAVGPLGTSQGSLTLGGSTWTVYKGNNGSNDVFSFVRGSNSSSGTVTILPILKWIKDTKGWFGDVTIGDLQFGFEITSSSGGLNFTVNSESVSSG from the coding sequence ATGGCAACACGCACGCTGAGCAGGGTCGCCACCGCCCTGATCCCCCCCGCCCTGGCTCTCGGCGCCACCGTCGCCCTGGCCTCGGCGCCCGCCTCCGCCGCCGTCTGGTCCTCCTGCGACCAGTGGGGCAGCACCACACTGAACGGCTACACCCTCTACAACGACATCTGGGGCTCCGGCGCCGGCACCCAGTGCATCTGGGCCAACTCCGGCACCAACTGGGGTGTCTGGGCGAACCACCCGAACACCGGCGGAATCAAGTCCTACCCCAACGCCGATAAGGTGATCAACAAGTCGGTCAGCTCCCTGGCCTCGCTCACCAGCAGCTACAACGTCACCGTCCCGTCGTCCGGCGCCTACGAGACCGCGTACGACATCTGGGACACCAACCACAAGTACGAGATCATGCTCTGGGTCAACAAGACCGGTGCCGTCGGCCCGCTCGGCACCTCGCAGGGCAGCCTCACCCTCGGCGGCTCCACCTGGACCGTCTACAAGGGGAACAACGGTTCCAACGACGTGTTCTCCTTCGTCCGTGGCTCCAACTCAAGCTCCGGCACGGTGACCATCCTGCCGATCCTGAAGTGGATCAAGGACACCAAGGGCTGGTTCGGCGATGTGACCATCGGTGACCTCCAGTTCGGCTTCGAGATCACCTCCTCCTCCGGCGGGCTGAACTTCACGGTCAACAGCGAGAGCGTCAGCAGCGGCTGA